One Elusimicrobiota bacterium genomic region harbors:
- a CDS encoding sodium:proton antiporter has protein sequence MIIYLSSILLFLIGLYCIVSKENLLKVVIGIKIMGYGVCLFFILLGWETDAQAPIIVEGTQKIFVDPLPQALIPAIMIISLAATILMLATCVRLYEKYGTFDISKIKELKG, from the coding sequence ATGATTATTTATCTATCAAGTATTTTATTGTTTTTAATCGGGCTTTACTGTATAGTCAGTAAAGAGAATCTGCTTAAAGTAGTGATTGGTATAAAAATTATGGGTTATGGTGTATGTTTGTTTTTTATACTTTTGGGCTGGGAAACGGATGCGCAGGCACCGATAATTGTTGAAGGAACTCAAAAAATTTTTGTTGATCCGTTACCGCAGGCGTTAATTCCTGCTATTATGATAATTTCGCTTGCCGCTACAATTCTGATGCTTGCGACCTGTGTGCGTCTGTATGAAAAATACGGCACATTTG
- a CDS encoding MnhB domain-containing protein, whose protein sequence is MDKTIKILTSYVIGLILVFGCYVVIYGHILPGEGFDGGMLIASAFILCMIVYGKDEARKRINFSTALVVSAISGLLLIVIGFIGLVGYREGHKFFFDNFLPQGNPHQLFSGGIVPICNVLLGFLVGFGFYALFGYLVVFRNER, encoded by the coding sequence ATGGATAAAACAATAAAAATTTTGACAAGTTATGTTATTGGACTGATTTTGGTTTTTGGGTGCTATGTTGTTATTTACGGTCATATTCTTCCTGGTGAAGGTTTTGATGGCGGGATGCTGATTGCGTCTGCATTTATTCTGTGTATGATTGTCTATGGTAAAGATGAAGCAAGAAAGCGGATAAATTTTTCAACTGCATTGGTTGTTTCAGCGATTTCAGGGCTTTTACTAATCGTTATAGGATTTATAGGGTTAGTGGGTTACAGGGAAGGACACAAATTTTTCTTTGATAATTTTTTGCCACAAGGTAATCCACATCAGTTGTTTTCAGGCGGGATTGTGCCGATATGTAATGTTTTGCTCGGGTTTTTAGTCGGGTTTGGTTTTTACGCGCTGTTTGGCTATTTGGTTGTGTTTAGAAACGAACGTTAG